The following are encoded in a window of Methanobrevibacter sp. V74 genomic DNA:
- the cobT gene encoding nicotinate mononucleotide-dependent phosphoribosyltransferase CobT, whose amino-acid sequence MIDGITTYGSTELIEKLQEVEEDTVFLLNIGTTETSKIEGISGAGASAELTEYTPAADVEFMVLGEVRCTETAAETVVDGASAPTPARLTKAALQLANIPFVIIDAGSKIKPDVEYVSFGKEYGRDIRTGKGILNPLEIFENGKDLGGELSQRHEMLIIGESIPAGTTTALGVLKALGYEANEKVSGSMPYNPHDLKSETVDEGLKNAGITPGEADAMQAIGAVGDPTLPAIAGLVLGSDVPIILAGGTQMAAVCAIIKSIQPTFDFSRINLVTTVFVANDETADLFGILKQIDDNITVNVVDPRFEESQHEGLKNYLTGFVKEGAGAGGAMFAALVLGNSVERLRKKIEKVCK is encoded by the coding sequence ATGATTGATGGAATAACCACATATGGTTCAACTGAATTGATCGAAAAATTACAAGAAGTAGAAGAGGATACCGTATTTTTACTCAACATAGGGACAACAGAAACCTCTAAAATTGAAGGAATTTCTGGAGCTGGAGCTAGTGCGGAATTAACTGAATATACACCGGCGGCTGATGTTGAATTTATGGTATTAGGTGAAGTAAGATGTACAGAAACTGCTGCTGAAACCGTTGTTGACGGAGCATCTGCACCAACCCCTGCAAGACTTACAAAAGCAGCACTTCAACTTGCAAATATCCCATTTGTTATTATTGATGCAGGATCCAAAATCAAACCAGATGTTGAATATGTAAGTTTTGGAAAAGAATACGGAAGAGACATTAGAACTGGAAAAGGTATTTTAAATCCCCTAGAAATTTTTGAAAATGGTAAGGATTTAGGTGGGGAATTATCCCAGAGACATGAAATGTTAATCATCGGCGAAAGTATTCCTGCCGGAACAACAACCGCATTAGGAGTCCTAAAAGCCTTAGGTTATGAAGCTAATGAAAAAGTAAGCGGCAGTATGCCATACAACCCCCATGATTTAAAATCAGAAACTGTTGATGAAGGATTGAAAAATGCCGGAATAACCCCCGGTGAAGCAGATGCGATGCAAGCTATTGGTGCTGTAGGTGACCCGACACTTCCAGCTATTGCAGGATTAGTTTTAGGTTCTGATGTTCCAATCATATTAGCAGGAGGAACGCAAATGGCTGCCGTTTGTGCTATTATAAAATCCATCCAACCTACTTTTGACTTTTCAAGAATCAACCTAGTAACTACGGTGTTTGTTGCAAATGATGAAACTGCAGATTTATTCGGCATATTAAAGCAAATTGATGACAATATTACTGTAAATGTAGTTGACCCGAGATTTGAAGAATCACAGCACGAGGGATTGAAAAATTATTTAACCGGATTTGTTAAAGAAGGTGCCGGAGCAGGGGGGGCAATGTTTGCAGCATTAGTGTTAGGAAATTCAGTTGAAAGATTAAGAAAAAAAATAGAAAAAGTATGTAAATAG
- a CDS encoding bifunctional N(6)-L-threonylcarbamoyladenine synthase/serine/threonine protein kinase → MIVLISLGIEGTAEKTGIGIVDSDGNILAMAGKQLFPEEGGIHPRVAAEHHAEWIPKLIPQAIEEADLDYSDIDLISFSQGPGLGPALRIVATSARSLSLSLKKPIIGVNHCIGHVEVGKLDTGAINPVSLYVSGGNSQVIAHESGRYRIFGETLDIAVGNCLDHFGREIGLGHPGGPVIEKLAKKGSYIDLPYIVKGMDFSFSGLLSAALREAQKGTPMEDVCFSLQETAFSMLVEVTERALSHTQKDEVMLCGGVSANSRLREMLKTMSEEHGAKFYMPEMKLCGDNGVMIAWLGLLMCNEFGPMDLSQTGIIQKFRTDEVDIPWIDNSKSYLKLSDDLIAKGAESNIVKSQYLGQKAVIKDRIVKGYRISEIDGKIRKARCREEAKLLSDAKRAGVKTPVLYDVDLARKAIVMEEIEGVMVKDVIDEDLAFKIGGEIAKLHAFDIIHGDITTSNIMLQDDKLVFIDFGLGRYSQLKEDKAVDLLVLKKSLQSIDYKLAVKFFNCVLKGYGDEFIFKTINDIEFRGRYTH, encoded by the coding sequence TTGATTGTTTTGATAAGTTTAGGCATTGAAGGAACTGCAGAAAAAACTGGTATAGGCATCGTTGATAGTGATGGTAATATTTTAGCTATGGCTGGAAAGCAGCTATTCCCAGAAGAAGGAGGCATCCATCCAAGAGTTGCTGCTGAACATCATGCAGAATGGATTCCTAAATTAATACCGCAGGCTATTGAAGAAGCGGACTTAGACTATTCTGATATTGATTTAATTTCATTTTCACAGGGGCCTGGTCTTGGCCCGGCTTTAAGAATCGTTGCAACTTCTGCCCGTAGCTTATCATTATCACTTAAAAAACCAATCATTGGAGTTAACCATTGCATTGGTCATGTTGAAGTTGGAAAACTTGACACTGGTGCAATTAATCCTGTTTCATTATATGTAAGTGGTGGAAACAGTCAGGTAATTGCTCATGAAAGTGGAAGATATAGGATATTTGGTGAAACCTTAGATATTGCCGTTGGAAATTGCCTTGATCACTTTGGTCGTGAAATCGGTCTTGGACATCCCGGAGGGCCTGTTATTGAAAAACTGGCTAAAAAAGGTTCATATATTGATTTGCCTTATATTGTAAAAGGTATGGACTTTTCATTTTCAGGATTGCTGTCTGCAGCACTTAGGGAAGCTCAAAAAGGAACTCCTATGGAGGATGTTTGTTTTTCACTTCAGGAAACTGCTTTTTCAATGCTTGTTGAGGTAACAGAGCGTGCACTGTCTCACACTCAAAAAGATGAAGTGATGTTGTGCGGTGGAGTGTCAGCTAACTCAAGATTACGTGAAATGCTTAAAACAATGTCGGAAGAGCATGGTGCTAAATTTTACATGCCTGAAATGAAACTTTGTGGGGATAATGGTGTAATGATTGCATGGCTAGGTCTTTTAATGTGTAATGAGTTTGGACCGATGGATTTATCCCAAACTGGAATTATTCAGAAATTTAGAACTGATGAAGTGGATATTCCATGGATCGATAATAGCAAAAGTTATTTAAAATTGTCTGATGACTTAATAGCTAAAGGTGCAGAATCAAATATTGTCAAAAGTCAATATTTAGGCCAAAAAGCTGTTATTAAAGACCGTATTGTAAAAGGTTATAGGATTTCTGAAATTGATGGCAAAATTAGAAAAGCAAGATGCAGGGAAGAAGCTAAGTTATTGTCTGATGCTAAACGTGCAGGTGTTAAAACTCCTGTGTTGTACGATGTTGATTTAGCAAGAAAGGCCATTGTCATGGAAGAGATTGAGGGAGTAATGGTTAAAGATGTAATTGATGAGGATTTGGCATTTAAGATAGGTGGTGAGATAGCTAAACTTCATGCATTCGATATTATTCATGGGGACATTACCACTTCAAATATTATGCTGCAGGATGATAAACTGGTTTTCATTGATTTTGGCCTTGGAAGATACTCCCAACTAAAGGAAGATAAGGCTGTTGATTTGCTTGTCTTAAAAAAATCTTTGCAAAGTATTGACTATAAATTGGCGGTCAAATTCTTTAATTGTGTTTTAAAAGGTTATGGGGATGAATTTATCTTTAAAACAATTAATGACATCGAGTTTCGTGGAAGATATACACATTAA
- a CDS encoding XTP/dITP diphosphatase, protein MITFITGNEHKVKEAENIFKDYDITLEHIDLGYTEPQGSLEEVAISGAKYACHKLRKPVIVEDAGLFIKALNGFPGTYSHYVQDTLGNQGILKLLADSSDRYAEFRSVIGYCAPNSEPKIFLGKVKGEIAVEEKGDLGFAFDPIFYVPGEGKTFGELTTDEKNQFSHRKNSLEKFIKWYSTKE, encoded by the coding sequence ATGATAACATTTATAACTGGTAACGAACATAAAGTAAAAGAAGCAGAGAATATTTTCAAAGATTATGACATTACTTTAGAGCATATTGATTTAGGTTACACGGAACCTCAGGGAAGTCTTGAGGAAGTGGCTATATCAGGTGCAAAATATGCTTGTCATAAATTAAGAAAACCTGTGATTGTTGAAGATGCTGGTTTATTCATTAAAGCTTTAAATGGATTTCCTGGAACTTATTCCCATTATGTTCAGGATACTCTAGGCAATCAAGGAATTTTAAAGTTATTAGCAGATTCCTCTGACCGGTATGCCGAATTCAGGTCAGTTATTGGGTACTGTGCCCCCAATTCTGAGCCCAAGATCTTTTTAGGCAAAGTCAAAGGAGAAATCGCAGTTGAAGAAAAAGGAGATTTAGGATTTGCTTTTGATCCAATTTTTTATGTCCCTGGTGAGGGTAAAACATTTGGAGAACTTACAACTGATGAAAAAAACCAATTTTCACATAGAAAAAATTCTTTAGAGAAATTTATCAAATGGTATTCTACTAAAGAGTGA
- a CDS encoding 30S ribosomal protein S15 gives MSRPEWVTYSDEEIEEMILKFNREGKSTSEIGIILRDQYGIPSVSDVTGERITQILKRNGQAGEYPEDLLNLIRRAVNIRDHLEENPKDLHSKRGLTIIEARIRKLASYYVNEGALPEGWRYNPKEAALLVK, from the coding sequence ATGTCAAGACCAGAATGGGTAACTTATAGTGATGAAGAAATTGAAGAAATGATTTTAAAGTTTAACAGAGAAGGTAAAAGCACTTCTGAAATAGGTATTATCTTAAGAGATCAATATGGAATTCCATCAGTTAGTGATGTAACTGGTGAGAGAATCACTCAAATTTTAAAAAGAAATGGTCAAGCTGGCGAATACCCGGAAGATTTATTAAACTTAATCAGAAGGGCGGTTAACATCAGAGACCACTTGGAAGAAAATCCTAAAGATTTACATTCTAAAAGAGGATTGACCATTATTGAAGCTAGGATTAGAAAATTAGCATCTTATTATGTAAATGAAGGTGCTTTACCAGAAGGTTGGAGATATAATCCAAAAGAAGCAGCACTCCTTGTTAAATAA
- a CDS encoding DHH family phosphoesterase, whose protein sequence is MLNKSSEATNMLKEHIDNDSVVRLISHNDADGISAAAIIANALKEEDVQFHTTLVSRLKEDIVNQLRSEKYDLFIFSDMGSSFIKEFNTYKHDVIVADHHQVDDTESDSNVVHINPHLFEIDGSRDLCGAGSAYLVVRDLDKKHLAYFALVGAFGDMQGQNGFTGINRLILDDAIASGNVEIHEGLKIVSKATEPIYKSLAYTFSPPLPGISGDLEGSQEFLEKMNLSYGIKFTDLEDEEKDLLKEALISVNPEIFGDCYTLPKETPMLKDLEEYSYILDACGKNKKQGLGLSIALGEREQALDAALKLQCQYRDQVVKGLEWVKREGAQQLESIQYLYSEDKVLKSVMGTIASIGLSVQLLDNSKPVIGLSHLHNDIKISGRTTRDMVARGVDLGQALRDSSANFNGTGGGHDIAAGAMIPYEAKDNFLHLVDEMVEYQLSND, encoded by the coding sequence TTGTTAAATAAATCTAGTGAAGCAACCAATATGCTTAAGGAGCATATTGACAATGATAGTGTTGTTAGATTAATTTCTCACAACGATGCTGATGGCATATCAGCTGCGGCAATTATAGCTAATGCTTTAAAGGAGGAGGATGTTCAATTCCACACTACTCTTGTTTCACGTTTAAAAGAGGATATTGTAAATCAACTTAGAAGTGAAAAATATGATTTATTTATTTTCTCTGACATGGGAAGTTCATTTATTAAGGAATTCAACACTTATAAACATGATGTTATAGTTGCTGACCACCATCAAGTGGATGATACTGAATCTGACAGTAATGTTGTCCACATCAACCCTCATTTATTTGAAATTGATGGCAGTAGAGATTTGTGTGGTGCGGGTTCTGCTTATCTTGTGGTTCGTGATTTGGACAAAAAACACTTGGCATATTTTGCTCTTGTTGGAGCATTTGGTGATATGCAAGGTCAAAACGGTTTTACAGGTATTAACAGATTAATACTGGATGATGCTATTGCAAGTGGAAATGTCGAAATTCATGAAGGTTTGAAAATCGTATCAAAAGCAACAGAACCTATTTATAAATCTTTAGCTTACACCTTCTCACCACCTCTTCCAGGAATAAGTGGTGATTTGGAAGGTTCTCAGGAATTTTTAGAAAAAATGAATTTGTCTTATGGTATCAAATTCACAGACTTGGAAGATGAGGAAAAAGATTTATTGAAAGAAGCTTTAATCAGTGTTAATCCTGAAATTTTTGGAGATTGTTACACTCTTCCAAAAGAAACACCAATGCTTAAGGATTTAGAAGAATACTCTTATATTCTTGATGCATGTGGCAAGAATAAAAAACAAGGTCTTGGTTTAAGTATTGCACTTGGGGAACGTGAACAAGCTCTTGATGCAGCTTTAAAACTCCAATGTCAATATCGTGATCAAGTTGTTAAAGGCCTTGAATGGGTTAAACGTGAAGGGGCTCAACAATTGGAATCTATTCAATACTTGTACTCGGAAGATAAAGTATTAAAATCTGTAATGGGTACTATTGCAAGTATTGGTCTTTCTGTTCAACTATTGGATAATTCAAAACCAGTTATAGGATTGTCACACCTTCATAATGATATTAAAATATCCGGCAGAACAACTCGTGACATGGTTGCAAGGGGTGTTGATTTAGGTCAGGCATTAAGAGATTCTTCTGCTAATTTCAATGGAACTGGCGGAGGACATGATATTGCGGCTGGTGCCATGATACCATATGAGGCTAAAGATAATTTCCTACACTTAGTTGATGAGATGGTTGAATATCAATTAAGTAATGATTAA
- a CDS encoding aconitase X catalytic domain-containing protein, whose translation MFLTKKEQEMCDGEYGETIRKSMDILVALGDIYGASKLVDITSAQVSGVSYKTIGDAGLEYLQDLASDGSGKAVINASLNPPGTDLDNWKELGFPEYFAVKQNEIVDAYAELGISKTCTCTPYLVGNVPRFRDHVSWSESSAVAYVNSVIGARTNREGGPAALAAAIVGKTPLYGFHLEQNRKANLVVNVSAELSGADFGALGYVIGKFVGGGVPYFKLQNTPNNNDLKTLGAALASSGSVALYHVDDVTPEYNLAGEEDVEDIMFISDKEIAETRQKLTTTDRQPDLICLGCPHASLEEIKQVATIVQGKTIKNKLWICTSVSVKATADRMGYTKIIEDAGGNVVCDTCMVVAPIEEMGFEVIGVNSAKAANYVPSMCGLDVVYNDVENLIQFE comes from the coding sequence ATGTTTTTAACAAAAAAAGAGCAAGAAATGTGTGATGGGGAGTATGGAGAAACTATTAGAAAAAGTATGGATATTCTTGTTGCATTGGGGGATATTTATGGTGCTTCTAAGTTAGTTGACATTACTTCTGCTCAAGTATCAGGCGTTTCTTATAAAACAATCGGAGATGCAGGTTTAGAGTATTTGCAGGATTTGGCTAGTGATGGATCTGGAAAAGCAGTTATAAATGCTTCTTTAAATCCTCCTGGAACTGATTTAGATAATTGGAAAGAATTAGGTTTTCCAGAGTACTTTGCAGTTAAACAAAATGAAATTGTAGATGCTTATGCTGAATTGGGAATTTCTAAAACTTGTACTTGTACTCCATATTTGGTTGGCAATGTTCCAAGATTCAGAGACCATGTTTCATGGTCCGAATCTTCAGCTGTTGCATATGTAAATTCAGTTATTGGAGCTCGTACTAATCGTGAAGGTGGTCCAGCGGCTCTTGCAGCAGCTATTGTGGGTAAAACTCCACTTTACGGATTCCATTTGGAACAAAATCGGAAAGCAAACTTGGTTGTTAATGTGTCCGCTGAATTAAGTGGCGCTGATTTTGGTGCATTGGGATATGTTATTGGTAAATTTGTCGGAGGGGGTGTTCCTTATTTTAAACTACAAAACACTCCAAACAACAATGACTTAAAAACTTTAGGTGCAGCACTTGCATCTTCAGGTTCAGTTGCACTTTATCATGTGGATGATGTGACTCCGGAATATAATCTTGCAGGCGAAGAAGATGTTGAGGATATAATGTTTATTTCTGATAAGGAAATTGCTGAAACTCGTCAGAAATTAACAACAACTGATCGCCAGCCTGATTTAATTTGTCTTGGTTGTCCTCATGCATCACTTGAAGAAATTAAACAAGTAGCAACTATTGTCCAAGGCAAAACCATTAAAAATAAATTGTGGATTTGCACCTCGGTTAGTGTAAAAGCAACTGCTGATAGGATGGGTTACACTAAAATAATTGAAGATGCAGGTGGAAATGTTGTATGTGACACTTGTATGGTTGTAGCTCCTATCGAAGAAATGGGCTTTGAAGTAATCGGTGTAAATTCGGCAAAAGCAGCAAACTATGTTCCATCAATGTGCGGACTTGATGTTGTTTATAATGATGTAGAAAACCTTATTCAATTCGAATAG